The following are from one region of the Paenibacillus sp. JZ16 genome:
- a CDS encoding carbohydrate ABC transporter permease: protein MAVRLRVIIPHLVLLLFAVIFLFPFVWLVMTSLKTPEEILEFPPSIFPETFQWSNYKEALSAIPFTRYMMNTFLICMVNIIGQLFSAPLVAYSISRIPWKGRNIIFTIVVATMILPAQVQMIPQYIIFTKLGWVNTIMPLTIGAFFGAPFFIFLLRQFLLGVPTELSEAAKIDGASELRIYVKIIMPILKPALATVALFSFVWSYVDFMGPLIYLNDSAKWTITVGLQSFQQDHGAQWEKLMAASTIMAIPMILIYFFGQKYFMKSGSALTGFK, encoded by the coding sequence ATGGCTGTCAGGCTGCGAGTGATCATACCGCATTTGGTCCTTCTTCTATTCGCTGTGATCTTTCTGTTTCCATTCGTATGGCTGGTGATGACCTCGTTGAAGACGCCGGAAGAGATACTCGAGTTCCCGCCGAGCATCTTCCCGGAGACGTTTCAGTGGTCCAATTATAAAGAGGCGCTTTCAGCTATTCCCTTTACCCGCTACATGATGAACACGTTTCTGATTTGTATGGTGAATATCATCGGTCAGCTATTCTCTGCACCGCTGGTAGCCTACTCGATTTCCCGCATTCCTTGGAAGGGCCGGAACATCATCTTTACCATCGTGGTGGCGACCATGATACTACCGGCGCAAGTGCAGATGATTCCGCAGTACATCATCTTCACCAAGCTCGGGTGGGTCAATACGATCATGCCGCTTACCATCGGCGCATTCTTCGGGGCACCGTTCTTCATCTTTTTGCTTCGGCAGTTCCTGCTTGGCGTACCGACCGAATTGTCCGAGGCAGCAAAGATCGATGGGGCTTCGGAGCTGCGAATATATGTCAAGATCATCATGCCGATCCTGAAACCGGCATTGGCCACCGTCGCTTTGTTTTCTTTTGTCTGGTCGTACGTGGATTTCATGGGCCCGCTCATTTATTTGAACGATTCAGCAAAATGGACCATCACCGTCGGCCTGCAAAGCTTTCAACAGGACCACGGGGCGCAGTGGGAAAAACTGATGGCGGCTTCCACCATCATGGCGATTCCCATGATCCTGATCTATTTCTTCGGACAGAAGTATTTCATGAAATCGGGATCGGCACTAACCGGGTTCAAATAA
- a CDS encoding ABC transporter substrate-binding protein gives MSKKKHWIWSLILLFSIATGCSGGNAPQSGSDGDKPSDTPPAQDAVTLDFWYGWTGPEAEALERLIAKWNSANPDIQVKGLSQSDYQKQLTAITGGNPPDIASQFGQNVVPWGLRGAMMPLDDYITKDGLDLKDFVPAALSTSQHEGKTYAIPTAMHVSMLFYNKDILQEAGYDGPPETISELKEYIKKLSIVEDGGRLQRLGLWPGMDAYTFSYAFNGSFYDEATQQVTPDHPGIQSAIKLSKEIWDQYSSDNLDRFSSGLGQYMSAQNPFFSGKYAMTIDGEWLPTFIKQYAPDLNYGIAPIPYDENNPEFKNSGNVTTSVFYIPKGVKNPEASWKFIKWMTEPEQMAEFTAALGNLPTRNSAFSNPLYEDVPGFKEFLDYSGSENLKSFPASSYANEYMTEFSAQYDAILRGTVSMEEGLDKVKAKIQPLVK, from the coding sequence ATGAGTAAGAAGAAACATTGGATCTGGAGCCTTATTCTATTGTTCTCTATCGCAACAGGATGCTCAGGCGGCAATGCGCCGCAATCAGGCAGTGATGGTGACAAGCCATCCGATACTCCACCTGCACAGGATGCCGTAACGCTCGACTTCTGGTACGGATGGACCGGACCGGAAGCGGAAGCATTGGAACGATTGATTGCCAAGTGGAACTCGGCCAATCCCGACATTCAAGTAAAGGGGCTGTCCCAAAGCGACTATCAGAAACAGCTTACCGCGATTACCGGGGGCAATCCTCCGGACATCGCATCCCAATTTGGACAAAATGTCGTGCCGTGGGGGCTGCGCGGCGCCATGATGCCGCTCGATGATTATATAACGAAGGACGGCTTGGATCTTAAGGACTTCGTGCCGGCTGCCCTAAGTACGTCCCAGCATGAAGGCAAGACGTATGCAATCCCGACCGCCATGCACGTATCCATGCTGTTCTACAACAAGGATATATTGCAGGAAGCCGGCTATGACGGTCCACCGGAAACCATAAGCGAGCTTAAAGAATACATCAAAAAGCTGAGCATCGTCGAGGATGGCGGGCGCCTCCAGCGGCTCGGATTGTGGCCCGGAATGGATGCGTATACGTTCAGCTATGCCTTCAACGGATCGTTTTATGATGAAGCGACGCAGCAGGTGACCCCGGACCATCCCGGGATCCAATCGGCCATTAAGCTCTCGAAGGAGATCTGGGATCAATACAGTTCCGATAATCTGGATCGATTCTCTTCCGGACTTGGCCAATACATGTCGGCACAGAATCCGTTCTTCTCGGGCAAGTATGCGATGACGATTGACGGAGAATGGCTGCCCACCTTCATCAAACAATACGCGCCTGATCTGAATTATGGCATTGCCCCGATTCCTTATGATGAGAACAACCCGGAATTTAAAAACTCCGGAAATGTGACTACCAGCGTATTCTATATCCCGAAAGGCGTCAAAAACCCGGAAGCTTCCTGGAAATTCATCAAATGGATGACCGAGCCGGAGCAAATGGCCGAATTTACGGCTGCCCTTGGGAATCTCCCGACGAGGAACTCTGCCTTCTCCAATCCACTCTATGAGGATGTGCCCGGGTTCAAGGAATTCCTGGACTATTCGGGAAGCGAGAACCTGAAGTCCTTCCCGGCTTCTTCCTACGCGAATGAGTACATGACGGAATTCAGCGCGCAATATGATGCTATTCTCCGAGGTACCGTCAGCATGGAGGAAGGCTTGGACAAGGTAAAAGCAAAGATTCAGCCGCTGGTGAAATGA
- a CDS encoding GyrI-like domain-containing protein, whose translation MSHSQQQNQSERWVETRSAMFIQGVGVRTTNEAEAGPQGKIPQLWDRYFQSGIQTQLSDKDQAIYALYTDYESDASGAYTFIIGNRMDEAVAVAASTEELQQASVPAAKYMVFRTRRGPLMEVVPQVWHEIWSYFQQSADKRTYTGDYERYDMQEFDPANIVVDVYIAIE comes from the coding sequence ATGAGTCATAGTCAACAGCAGAATCAAAGTGAACGATGGGTCGAGACTAGATCCGCCATGTTCATTCAGGGTGTCGGCGTTCGAACGACGAACGAAGCGGAGGCAGGACCGCAAGGCAAAATACCGCAGTTATGGGACCGGTATTTCCAAAGCGGTATACAGACGCAATTATCTGATAAGGATCAAGCCATCTATGCGTTGTACACGGATTACGAGAGCGATGCATCCGGGGCGTACACCTTCATTATCGGCAACAGGATGGATGAAGCTGTGGCAGTTGCGGCTTCTACGGAGGAGCTGCAGCAGGCGTCCGTCCCGGCAGCTAAGTACATGGTATTTCGGACAAGACGCGGCCCTTTGATGGAAGTCGTTCCGCAGGTGTGGCATGAAATTTGGAGTTATTTCCAGCAATCAGCCGATAAAAGGACGTATACCGGGGATTACGAACGCTATGACATGCAGGAGTTTGATCCAGCGAATATTGTGGTGGACGTATATATTGCGATTGAATAG
- a CDS encoding acyltransferase family protein — MKIVYLDGLRGLAALIVVVSHFFQVFAPSVFEGRKEIEHFAFEGIAARTPFNLLFNGNFSVCLFFVLSGYVLSYRFFQTRDRLVIYSSAIRRYFRLAVPALVSVLLAYLILVLDLGAYDNIRGVTLSSMPDPFAADANLLVMLKESLFHTFFTYGSQYNPVLWTMTYELFGSFLIFVILVTCGRHGIRYAVYAVLICVFIDSYYLGFILGMLLSDVKNSGRDWLASIHRPWIHILLLCIGIYTGSYPYVAPQGTIYSLLQWGASDFNFFVFYHVIGSFLILGVLLNSNRMQSIFSHRFFAYLGKVSFSLYLVHFTVICSLGSFIFLFLSPLLTYGSNVLLTTIITFLVIAVTAHGFYRLIDARILLWLTRWNKRLFSAQKLRGQGHSGQVQTDQTMKAD, encoded by the coding sequence ATGAAAATTGTATATTTGGATGGTTTGAGAGGTTTAGCTGCCTTGATCGTGGTCGTATCTCATTTTTTTCAGGTGTTTGCACCGTCTGTTTTTGAGGGGAGGAAGGAGATCGAGCATTTCGCTTTCGAGGGGATTGCCGCGCGAACACCGTTCAATCTGCTGTTTAACGGCAACTTCTCGGTCTGTCTGTTTTTTGTGTTGAGCGGATATGTGCTCAGCTATCGATTTTTTCAAACCCGGGACAGGCTCGTCATTTATTCGTCTGCCATTCGCCGCTATTTTCGTTTGGCCGTACCCGCCTTGGTGTCCGTTTTGCTTGCTTATCTGATTCTCGTTCTGGATCTCGGAGCGTACGACAATATACGCGGAGTGACGTTATCTTCGATGCCGGATCCGTTTGCTGCTGACGCCAATCTGTTGGTCATGCTGAAGGAAAGCCTGTTTCATACCTTTTTCACGTATGGATCGCAATACAATCCCGTGCTTTGGACGATGACCTACGAGCTGTTTGGATCATTTCTGATTTTTGTTATTCTAGTAACTTGTGGCCGTCATGGGATTCGTTATGCCGTTTATGCCGTCCTTATCTGCGTATTCATCGATTCCTATTACCTGGGATTTATATTGGGCATGCTGCTCAGCGATGTAAAGAATAGCGGGAGGGACTGGCTGGCATCTATCCATCGGCCCTGGATCCATATCCTGCTTCTCTGTATCGGTATTTACACAGGCTCCTATCCCTATGTCGCACCGCAAGGAACGATTTATTCGCTTCTTCAATGGGGAGCTTCCGATTTTAATTTCTTTGTGTTCTATCATGTTATCGGATCCTTCCTCATCCTAGGGGTCCTGTTGAATTCGAACCGAATGCAGTCGATATTCAGCCACAGGTTTTTTGCTTATTTGGGTAAAGTCTCTTTTTCGTTGTACCTTGTGCACTTCACCGTTATTTGTTCCCTAGGGAGCTTTATATTTCTGTTTCTTAGCCCGCTTCTAACCTATGGCTCCAACGTGCTGCTTACAACGATCATCACGTTCCTGGTTATCGCTGTCACGGCCCATGGGTTCTACAGGCTGATTGATGCCCGGATATTGCTCTGGTTAACGCGGTGGAACAAGCGGCTGTTCTCTGCTCAGAAATTAAGGGGACAGGGACATAGTGGGCAAGTACAAACGGACCAGACCATGAAGGCCGATTAA
- a CDS encoding carbohydrate ABC transporter permease — MPQSRSERIAGVFIYIILSFITLLVLYPLFFVLIASISAPETVMRGEVWLWPKELSFVGYERLFANSELVRGFLNTLLYTTTGTALNVLMTIAAAYPLSRVDFKGRHVFTLIIVFTMFFSGGMIPNYLLVKELGMLDTIWAIIIPSAVSVWNIIIMRTFFQSSIPKEMQEAAFIDGASNMRVLLRIVLPLSGPILAVMVLFYAVGHWNSYFSALIYLSDRANYPMQLFLREILVQGQMQEMVDISDDSLARSLMDAEAIKYAAVIVTNLPMLLLYPFLQKYFVKGVMIGAIKG; from the coding sequence ATGCCGCAAAGCCGAAGTGAACGAATAGCCGGAGTATTTATTTACATTATACTATCTTTTATCACGCTCCTTGTACTGTATCCTTTATTTTTTGTTCTTATTGCTTCCATTAGTGCACCAGAAACGGTCATGCGAGGGGAAGTATGGCTCTGGCCCAAGGAGCTGTCATTTGTCGGATATGAGCGGTTGTTTGCCAATTCGGAGCTTGTGCGAGGATTTCTGAACACCTTGCTCTATACCACGACGGGAACGGCGCTGAATGTTCTGATGACCATTGCGGCAGCCTATCCGCTCTCCAGGGTTGATTTCAAGGGTCGACATGTATTTACACTCATCATTGTCTTTACTATGTTCTTCAGCGGTGGAATGATCCCCAATTACTTGCTGGTGAAGGAACTGGGAATGCTGGATACGATTTGGGCTATCATTATTCCTTCGGCCGTATCCGTGTGGAACATTATCATCATGCGGACCTTCTTCCAGAGTTCCATTCCGAAGGAAATGCAGGAGGCAGCGTTCATTGATGGGGCGTCCAATATGCGGGTACTGCTGCGGATTGTGCTGCCGTTATCCGGACCGATATTGGCCGTGATGGTGCTGTTCTACGCTGTAGGTCACTGGAATTCGTATTTCAGCGCGCTGATCTACTTATCTGATCGTGCTAATTATCCGATGCAGCTGTTCCTGCGCGAGATTCTGGTACAGGGACAGATGCAGGAGATGGTGGATATCAGCGATGATTCACTGGCGCGAAGTCTGATGGACGCGGAAGCCATCAAATATGCGGCGGTCATTGTGACGAATCTGCCGATGCTGCTGCTGTACCCGTTCCTGCAAAAGTATTTTGTGAAGGGCGTTATGATTGGTGCAATTAAAGGTTGA
- a CDS encoding carbohydrate ABC transporter permease, protein MKVTTAANQRKRVSGWSRKERHYVFLGLAFASPWIIGFLAFTVYPFFGSLYLSLTEYDLFSPPKWVGLQNYKLIFADDRFYKSLGNTFFMAFISVPITLAVSLLIAMMLNFKVKGINYYRTIFYLPSVIPIVASALLWTWMLNPDFGLVNMALRTLGLTDPAWLLDPRYTKPSLILMSLWGSGAGALIFLAALQGVPRQYYEAAQVDGANWWYRFWKITVPALSPIILFQLIMGLIGAFQIFTESYILAGGKVDGSGSLGGPEQSLLFYAVNLYQEAFVFLKMGYASALAWILFIIVLLITFILLKTSGRWVYYGGD, encoded by the coding sequence ATGAAGGTCACCACAGCAGCCAATCAACGAAAACGCGTATCAGGCTGGTCCCGGAAGGAGCGTCATTATGTATTCCTTGGCCTGGCGTTCGCTTCTCCTTGGATTATCGGCTTTCTGGCTTTTACGGTCTACCCGTTCTTCGGTTCGCTCTACCTGAGTCTGACCGAATACGATTTATTCAGCCCTCCCAAGTGGGTAGGGCTTCAGAATTACAAGTTAATCTTTGCGGATGACCGCTTTTATAAGTCGCTCGGTAACACCTTTTTCATGGCGTTCATATCCGTGCCGATCACGCTGGCGGTCTCTCTGCTGATTGCCATGATGCTCAATTTCAAAGTGAAAGGAATCAATTATTACCGCACCATCTTCTACCTTCCATCCGTCATACCCATCGTTGCAAGCGCTCTCTTGTGGACATGGATGCTGAACCCCGACTTCGGTTTGGTTAACATGGCACTTCGCACCCTGGGTTTAACGGACCCGGCGTGGCTGCTTGATCCCCGCTATACGAAACCGTCTCTTATCCTGATGAGCCTATGGGGATCAGGTGCAGGCGCATTAATCTTCCTGGCCGCCCTTCAGGGCGTGCCGAGGCAATATTATGAAGCGGCTCAGGTAGACGGAGCGAACTGGTGGTACCGGTTCTGGAAGATTACGGTCCCTGCCCTGTCCCCCATCATTCTTTTTCAGCTCATCATGGGGTTGATCGGCGCCTTTCAAATCTTTACGGAGTCTTATATTCTGGCCGGAGGCAAGGTGGATGGAAGCGGCTCTTTGGGCGGGCCGGAGCAATCGCTGCTGTTCTACGCGGTCAATTTGTACCAGGAAGCCTTTGTCTTTCTGAAGATGGGTTATGCCTCGGCACTCGCCTGGATTCTGTTTATCATTGTGCTGCTGATTACGTTCATCCTGTTAAAAACGTCAGGCCGCTGGGTCTATTACGGAGGTGATTAA
- the cpaA gene encoding capreomycin N-acetyltransferase CpaA, protein MPLRITAMTETYADQIMQWSYEPPYDFYNNEPDEEFRKELLECSYYAILDEEGQLFGFCCTGSSAQIPIAIPLGAYGEDLLDLGLGMKPESTGQGRGKEFLSFVLASIAEFHNRQSFRLTVAKFNERAIRLYTHLGFSEVATFDYGGTTFITMIKKPGSGL, encoded by the coding sequence ATGCCTCTTCGTATCACGGCCATGACCGAAACGTACGCCGATCAAATTATGCAATGGAGCTATGAACCTCCCTATGACTTCTACAATAACGAGCCGGATGAGGAGTTTCGGAAAGAACTTCTGGAGTGTTCGTATTACGCCATACTGGACGAGGAAGGGCAGCTCTTCGGCTTTTGCTGTACAGGCTCATCAGCCCAAATTCCGATCGCAATCCCGTTAGGTGCATATGGCGAGGATTTGCTGGATTTGGGACTTGGCATGAAACCGGAATCGACCGGACAAGGTCGGGGAAAAGAGTTCCTCTCGTTCGTGCTGGCATCCATCGCTGAATTTCACAATCGCCAATCGTTTCGGCTGACCGTTGCCAAATTCAATGAACGAGCCATTCGCTTGTATACCCATTTGGGCTTCTCGGAAGTTGCAACGTTTGATTATGGCGGCACTACGTTCATTACGATGATCAAGAAGCCGGGCTCCGGATTGTAA
- a CDS encoding AraC family transcriptional regulator — protein sequence MSIYWSQVDLEELTGSGVVYFNSKMEMLEGLPCKMYKLTYQQSLWTHCHDYFQIWYVAKGGFQHTVNQQAYEISKGDIFVIPPFTLHSVSISPEEDIEIYGCEFMPAFVNERFQEMPTDHAFFDVAFLEYFLRKEMNAQAKITLDTVTDVTVQNALKDMLIEYERRTPFFQIALKAKLLILLSILVRQVNGELLREGFEKSEKYRGIMTRVVDHIHNHYQEDMNINDLCTLSNLSRSTFCILFKEWTGKTFNRYLTDLRILQAMMMLKQPELTVTDVCYSTGFNELSYFCRIFKKYTGISPTDFRKQAIK from the coding sequence TTGAGTATTTATTGGAGTCAGGTGGATCTTGAAGAACTAACTGGATCAGGTGTCGTTTATTTTAACTCAAAGATGGAAATGTTGGAAGGTCTTCCGTGCAAAATGTATAAATTGACCTATCAACAGAGCTTATGGACGCATTGTCATGATTATTTTCAGATTTGGTATGTGGCGAAAGGGGGATTCCAACACACCGTCAATCAACAGGCGTACGAGATCTCCAAAGGCGATATTTTTGTTATACCTCCATTTACCTTGCACAGTGTCAGCATTTCACCCGAAGAGGACATCGAGATTTACGGATGCGAATTTATGCCTGCCTTCGTGAACGAGAGATTTCAGGAAATGCCAACAGATCATGCTTTTTTCGATGTGGCGTTCCTGGAATACTTTTTGCGCAAGGAAATGAACGCCCAGGCCAAAATAACGCTGGACACCGTTACCGACGTAACGGTCCAAAATGCCTTGAAGGACATGCTGATTGAATACGAGAGACGTACCCCTTTTTTTCAAATAGCGCTCAAGGCGAAGCTGCTTATCCTCCTCTCGATTCTGGTACGGCAGGTCAACGGTGAACTGCTCAGAGAAGGATTCGAGAAATCAGAGAAATACCGGGGAATCATGACAAGAGTCGTTGATCACATCCATAACCACTACCAGGAAGATATGAATATAAATGATCTATGCACCCTATCGAATTTATCGAGGTCCACGTTCTGCATCCTCTTCAAAGAATGGACAGGCAAAACATTCAACCGGTATCTCACCGACCTGCGGATTCTACAAGCCATGATGATGCTGAAGCAGCCGGAGTTAACCGTCACGGATGTTTGCTACTCCACCGGTTTTAATGAACTCTCCTATTTTTGCAGAATCTTCAAAAAATACACGGGCATCTCCCCCACCGACTTTCGTAAACAAGCGATCAAATAG
- a CDS encoding ABC transporter permease: protein MQVRRNWQLYALFAPVLLYFIVFHYVPMYGVQIAFKDFIANKGIMDSPWVGFKHFERFFDSFYFWRIIKNTMGIGLYELAVGFPIPIILALMINEARSGRFRRFVQTVTYAPHFLSTVVVVGMIMMFLSPVSGLVNSIITSFGGEPIAFMTEPSWFKSIYVWSGVWQGMGWSSIIYLAALAGIDPQLHEAAKVDGAGWFRRIWHINLPGIAPTMTILLILNIGSVLGVGFEKIFLMQNSLNMEASDVIATNVYRSGILGAQYSFSAAVGLFNSVVNFILLITVNRIARKVSENSLW, encoded by the coding sequence ATGCAGGTTCGCAGAAACTGGCAGCTGTACGCTTTATTTGCACCAGTTCTGTTATACTTCATTGTATTTCATTATGTACCCATGTATGGCGTCCAGATTGCATTTAAGGATTTTATTGCGAACAAAGGGATCATGGATAGTCCATGGGTAGGCTTCAAGCATTTTGAACGCTTTTTTGACAGCTTTTATTTTTGGCGCATTATCAAAAACACGATGGGCATCGGGTTATATGAGCTGGCGGTCGGATTTCCGATTCCGATTATCCTGGCATTGATGATCAATGAAGCCAGATCGGGCCGGTTCCGCCGATTTGTACAAACCGTAACTTATGCACCCCATTTCTTATCTACGGTGGTCGTCGTCGGCATGATCATGATGTTCCTGTCGCCGGTCAGCGGCCTGGTCAATTCGATTATCACCTCCTTCGGCGGAGAGCCGATCGCCTTCATGACGGAGCCCTCCTGGTTCAAGAGCATCTACGTATGGTCCGGCGTATGGCAGGGTATGGGCTGGAGCTCTATTATCTACTTGGCGGCACTCGCCGGGATTGATCCGCAGCTGCATGAGGCGGCCAAGGTGGATGGAGCAGGCTGGTTCCGGCGAATATGGCATATCAATCTGCCGGGCATTGCTCCAACGATGACCATTCTGCTGATTCTGAACATCGGTTCCGTTCTGGGCGTCGGCTTCGAGAAGATCTTCCTGATGCAAAATTCACTCAATATGGAAGCGTCTGACGTCATTGCTACGAATGTATACCGGAGTGGTATACTGGGTGCCCAGTACAGCTTCTCGGCTGCGGTTGGCCTGTTTAACTCCGTTGTAAACTTCATCCTGCTGATTACCGTAAACCGGATCGCCCGAAAAGTCAGCGAGAACAGCCTATGGTAA
- a CDS encoding helix-turn-helix domain-containing protein, with protein MNWIRHKSRSVFFKIFLSFLAIIVLFGLFYTVIFQLFKTSLQKEIIDTSQQAVHDTAERFNNQFSRLQVLMFDIYNQSELIGFNNQLRHQAGNEVNYLKARDVMLQMRSDIYNPLFFLEDTLIYLREFDFVLSKSGSGDASYMFNRSYASPRYPYSFWSSYEGHQESFKLLPAATYQINNDLSEKTLMPFVYKQPDSPYEVIALIDIDKAAQSFFGESDDRALAILNDEGQVLYMLGSMNQDQLPTFEAGQKAVLKEGTYYFAEAGSDGLTYVSAVPYSHVSSQLSRLTGGLLLIFCLSLGVALAASFFLSRRLHKPVKQILTTVLNRANSSSMPESGSITEYDLIQNRIQELFREKEEIRERMNKHKSVLTSYSYISQLKSINTDISEWEDFLSDDGSFIVVLYHIRFRMNPVYELPLQTDQAVRHILEHIHLITAERYPGSHTFQIEKNEIVSIFKREEAARLEELLQEIKDMLNEEKELFLVTIAVSSQVSHSSEFNQAYHQVKGLTAQAHLLEESQVVTKQRVLPNTVNLSPSQEKGLLDALQSGSDSRSLQIIDQALGAMQRKEAGISQFRFFADSVASKILSYMETAQIDKTSVQSLKQWSARLAECHCLTDYQGVFRQLVEASCALIRKKKDTGEEPLIAMFMNIIHNQYADDLSLDYLSAKLNLSSAYLSVYIKEKTGLNFSDHLLGIRMNKAKELLACTDLTVNEISQRVGYLNITSFNRTFKKAVGMTPGAYRRQHVVQTHASGS; from the coding sequence GTGAATTGGATCAGACATAAAAGCCGCAGTGTATTCTTTAAAATTTTTCTGAGCTTTCTGGCCATCATCGTGTTATTCGGATTGTTCTATACGGTCATTTTCCAACTCTTTAAGACCAGCCTGCAGAAAGAAATCATCGATACCAGCCAGCAGGCGGTTCACGATACGGCAGAGCGGTTCAACAACCAATTCAGCAGATTGCAGGTATTAATGTTCGATATATACAATCAATCCGAATTAATCGGCTTCAATAATCAGCTTCGCCACCAGGCCGGAAACGAAGTCAATTACTTGAAGGCTCGAGATGTGATGCTGCAGATGAGGAGCGATATCTATAATCCGTTGTTCTTTCTGGAGGATACCCTGATTTATCTCCGGGAGTTTGATTTTGTACTGAGCAAATCCGGAAGCGGCGATGCTTCCTATATGTTCAATCGTTCCTATGCAAGCCCGAGGTATCCATATTCGTTCTGGAGCAGCTACGAGGGCCATCAGGAATCCTTCAAACTTCTCCCTGCGGCAACTTATCAAATCAACAACGATTTGTCCGAGAAAACACTGATGCCTTTTGTCTACAAGCAGCCGGACAGTCCTTATGAGGTCATTGCCCTTATCGATATCGACAAGGCCGCTCAGTCCTTCTTCGGCGAATCCGATGATCGTGCACTCGCCATTCTGAATGACGAAGGCCAAGTGCTCTATATGCTGGGCTCCATGAACCAAGATCAGCTGCCGACGTTTGAAGCCGGACAGAAGGCCGTGCTCAAAGAGGGAACCTACTATTTTGCCGAAGCCGGGTCCGACGGACTGACCTATGTCTCGGCTGTGCCTTACAGCCATGTCTCTTCGCAGCTCAGCCGGTTGACCGGCGGTTTGCTGCTCATCTTCTGCCTGTCGCTTGGCGTGGCCCTTGCCGCTTCCTTTTTCCTGAGTCGCAGATTGCACAAGCCGGTGAAGCAGATTTTAACAACCGTGCTGAACAGAGCCAACAGTTCATCCATGCCGGAATCCGGAAGCATCACCGAATACGATCTGATCCAGAACCGGATTCAAGAGCTGTTCCGGGAGAAGGAAGAAATACGGGAGCGCATGAACAAGCATAAATCCGTTCTAACCAGTTACTCTTATATCAGTCAGCTGAAGAGCATCAATACCGATATTAGCGAGTGGGAGGATTTCCTGTCGGATGATGGAAGCTTCATCGTGGTTCTGTATCACATCCGTTTCCGGATGAATCCGGTTTATGAGCTCCCCCTCCAGACCGATCAGGCGGTCCGCCATATACTGGAACATATTCATCTGATCACGGCAGAACGCTATCCGGGATCCCACACGTTCCAGATCGAAAAGAATGAGATCGTATCCATCTTTAAACGGGAGGAAGCCGCCCGCCTGGAGGAACTGCTGCAGGAAATCAAGGACATGTTAAATGAGGAAAAGGAATTGTTCCTTGTCACCATCGCCGTCAGTTCCCAAGTGAGCCACTCGTCCGAATTCAATCAAGCCTACCATCAGGTCAAAGGACTGACCGCACAGGCACATCTCTTGGAGGAATCACAGGTGGTAACCAAGCAGCGGGTCCTTCCAAACACTGTCAACCTAAGCCCGTCTCAGGAAAAAGGACTGCTTGACGCGCTGCAATCCGGCAGCGACAGCCGTTCCTTGCAAATCATCGATCAGGCGCTCGGGGCCATGCAGCGCAAGGAGGCCGGCATCTCGCAATTCCGTTTCTTCGCCGATTCGGTCGCTTCCAAGATTCTAAGTTATATGGAGACGGCCCAGATTGACAAAACATCTGTCCAATCCTTAAAGCAGTGGAGCGCAAGATTGGCAGAATGCCATTGCTTAACAGATTACCAGGGGGTATTCCGCCAGCTCGTCGAAGCCTCCTGCGCCCTCATTCGCAAGAAAAAGGATACTGGCGAAGAGCCGCTCATCGCCATGTTCATGAACATTATCCATAACCAGTATGCCGATGATCTGTCTCTCGACTATCTGTCAGCCAAGCTGAACCTGTCGAGCGCCTACCTCTCCGTCTATATCAAGGAGAAGACGGGTCTTAACTTCAGCGACCATCTGCTTGGCATCCGTATGAACAAAGCAAAGGAACTGCTGGCATGCACGGACTTGACCGTCAATGAGATCAGCCAACGTGTCGGCTATCTCAACATTACCTCCTTCAACCGGACGTTCAAGAAGGCCGTCGGCATGACGCCGGGCGCCTACCGCAGGCAGCATGTGGTGCAGACCCATGCCAGCGGATCATGA